From a single Brassica napus cultivar Da-Ae chromosome C9, Da-Ae, whole genome shotgun sequence genomic region:
- the LOC106418515 gene encoding transcription termination factor MTERF2, chloroplastic-like — MYSLILHVKRSNTELQKLVFSSATTLSRKGQNFTVSTYLIESLGFTTKLAESISKKVSFEDQGINPDSVLTLFRSYGFTESQISTIITDYPKLLLLDAENSLAPKLKFLHSMKGASTSEFTEIVSTVPKLLGKRGDKTLSVYYDFVRDVIHKCQVLSHSSLLQGNLENKIRNVTALRELGVPQRSLFHLLVSRYQPVCGKERFQESLKKVVEKGFDPTTSKFVQALHVVYQLSDRTVEEKVDVYKRLGFSVEDVWDMFKKWPNSLKFSVKKVTQTFETLKKCGLTDEEVVALLKKNPQFLRVSEQNIASSIETFLGLGFSKGEFAMMIKRYPVCIGFSAETVKKKTEFLVEEMDWSLEAVVSHPQVFSYSMEKRMVPRCSVIKALMSKGLLGSELPSVCSVLACTDKMFLRRYVRKRDDKGLVAELMAIFTRVHKACLEQ; from the coding sequence ATGTATTCTCTGATACTCCATGTAAAGAGGTCTAATACTGAGTTACAGAAGCTCGTATTCTCCTCTGCTACAACTCTGAGTCGAAAAGGTCAAAACTTTACAGTCTCTACTTACCTCATTGAATCTCTGGGTTTCACCACAAAACTCGCAGAGTCCATCTCAAAGAAAGTCAGCTTCGAGGACCAGGGCATCAACCCAGATTCAGTTCTTACTCTTTTCAGAAGCTACGGATTCACAGAGTCTCAGATCTCCACCATCATCACAGACTACCCCAAACTGCTTCTACTAGACGCTGAGAACTCCCTCGCTCCCAAGCTTAAGTTCTTGCATTCAATGAAAGGAGCTTCAACCTCCGAGTTCACAGAGATCGTCTCCACGGTTCCTAAGCTCTTGGGTAAAAGAGGCGACAAGACTCTCAGTGTCTACTATGACTTCGTCAGAGATGTTATACACAAGTGCCAAGTGTTGTCTCATTCTTCTTTGCTACAGGGGAATCTTGAGAATAAGATAAGAAACGTAACGGCTTTGAGAGAGTTAGGCGTGCCTCAGAGGTCGTTGTTTCACTTGCTTGTCTCTCGTTACCAACCTGTTTGCGGGAAAGAGAGGTTTCAAGAATCGCTCAAGAAGGTTGTTGAGAAAGGGTTTGATCCTACAACCTCAAAGTTTGTCCAAGCTCTGCATGTTGTTTACCAGCTTAGCGACAGAACAGTAGAAGAGAAAGTAGATGTCTATAAAAGGCTAGGCTTTTCTGTTGAGGATGTGTGGGACATGTTCAAGAAATGGCCTAACTCTCTGAAGTTCTCGGTGAAGAAGGTAACTCAGACCTTTGAGACATTGAAGAAGTGTGGTCTGACTGATGAAGAGGTTGTGGCATTGTTGAAGAAGAATCCACAGTTCTTACGCGTTTCAGAGCAGAACATTGCCAGCTCCATTGAGACGTTTCTAGGGCTGGGATTCAGCAAGGGTGAGTTTGCTATGATGATCAAGAGGTATCCTGTGTGCATTGGGTTTTCTGCAGAGACGGTTAAGAAGAAGACTGAGTTTTTGGTGGAGGAGATGGATTGGTCATTAGAAGCCGTGGTTTCGCACCCTCAGGTGTTTTCATATAGCATGGAGAAGAGGATGGTGCCAAGGTGTAGCGTTATCAAAGCTCTCATGTCTAAAGGATTGCTTGGGAGTGAACTTCCTTCAGTGTGTTCTGTCTTGGCATGTACAGATAAGATGTTTTTAAGAAGGTATGTGAGAAAGCGTGATGACAAGGGGCTTGTGGCTGAGTTGATGGCTATCTTCACCAGAGTTCATAAGGCATGCCTAGAACAATGA
- the LOC106418958 gene encoding uncharacterized protein LOC106418958, giving the protein MLSLFLHGRKSLELKRWCNLRFAVNPLQYSSAFSSASAAADASLQDGRKGQNFTVSSYLVTSLGFTTKLAESISKKVSFEDNGNPQSVLSLLRSYGFRDSHISSIITNYPGLLTLDAESSLEPKLKFLKSRGASTSELTEILSKVPKILRIKKDKTLSRYYDFVKEIIQSDKSSNFQVSLPLPHGPNKIRNVFALRQLGMPQDLLFPLLVSQSGTVHGKVRFEESLKKVLEMGFDPTTSKFVQALRMLYQMSEKTIQEKVNVYKRLGLSGEDVWEMFKKWPTFMTNSEKKITQTFETFSKCGLVEEEILSAFKKFPQCIGASEHNCVDTFLGLGFSKDEVAVIFKRLPLCVSYSAELVKRKTEFVVKKMNWPLQAVVSFPAVLGLSMEKRVVPRCNVIKALMKKGLLGSDEPPPVGSALACTDELFLRRYVGKHDDDEELVAELMGILRGSRAS; this is encoded by the coding sequence ATGCTTTCTCTGTTTCTCCACGGAAGAAAGTCTCTGGAGCTGAAGAGATGGTGTAACTTGCGATTTGCAGTGAACCCTCTTCAATATTCATCTGCTTTTTCCTCTGCAAGTGCGGCTGCAGATGCGTCCCTTCAAGATGGGCGAAAAGGTCAGAACTTTACCGTCTCTTCTTACCTCGTAACATCACTGGGTTTCACCACAAAACTCGCAGAATCAATCTCAAAGAAAGTCAGCTTCGAGGATAATGGCAATCCTCAATCAGTTCTGAGTCTTCTTAGAAGTTATGGGTTCAGAGATTCTCACATCTCCAGCATCATCACAAACTATCCAGGACTACTTACACTAGACGCTGAGAGCTCCCTAGAGCCCAAGCTCAAGTTCTTAAAGTCGAGAGGAGCGTCAACCTCCGAGCTCACTGAGATCCTTTCCAAAGTCCCCAAGATCTTGAGAATCAAAAAGGACAAAACTTTAAGCAGATACTACGATTTCGTCAAAGAGATCATACAATCCGACAAGAGCTCCAACTTCCAAGTCTCCTTACCATTACCACACGGTCCCAACAAAATCAGAAACGTTTTCGCTTTGAGACAGTTAGGCATGCCTCAGGATCTCTTGTTCCCTTTGCTCGTCTCTCAGAGCGGAACCGTCCATGGGAAAGTCAGGTTCGAAGAGTCTCTCAAGAAGGTTCTCGAGATGGGTTTTGATCCCACAACCTCCAAGTTCGTGCAAGCTCTCCGCATGCTTTACCAGATGAGCGAGAAGACGATACAAGAGAAGGTCAACGTGTACAAAAGGTTAGGGTTGAGTGGTGAAGACGTGTGGGAGATGTTCAAGAAATGGCCTACTTTTATGACCAACTCCGAGAAGAAGATTACTCAGACATTTGAGACTTTCAGCAAGTGTGGACTTGTGGAGGAAGAGATCCTCTCGGCGTTCAAGAAGTTTCCGCAGTGCATCGGTGCTTCGGAGCATAACTGCGTCGATACGTTTCTAGGGCTGGGGTTCAGTAAAGATGAGGTGGCGGTGATTTTCAAGCGGTTACCACTTTGTGTTAGCTATTCTGCGGAGTTGGTGAAAAGGAAGACTGAGTTTGTGGTGAAGAAGATGAATTGGCCGTTACAGGCCGTTGTTTCTTTCCCCGCTGTGCTTGGATTGAGCATGGAGAAGAGGGTTGTCCCGAGGTGTAATGTGATCAAAGCTCTCATGAAGAAAGGTTTGCTGGGAAGTGATGAACCACCTCCTGTGGGGTCTGCGTTGGCGTGTACGGATGAATTGTTTTTGAGAAGGTATGTGGGGAAGCACGATGATGATGAGGAGCTTGTGGCTGAGCTGATGGGTATTTTAAGAGGATCTCGTGCGTCATAG